The Xenorhabdus doucetiae genome has a window encoding:
- the ribB gene encoding 3,4-dihydroxy-2-butanone-4-phosphate synthase — translation MNQTLLSSYGTPFERVERALAALRAGRGVMVLDDENRENEGDMIFAAETMTVEQMALTIRHGSGIVCLCLTEERRQQLKLPMMVENNSSQYQTAFTITIEAAQGVTTGVSAADRITTIQAAIADDAQPSDLNRPGHVFPLRAQSGGVLTRRGHTEATIDLVRMAGFKPAGVLCELTNDDGSMARAPQVIEFAQQYDMPVVTIEDLVDYRLKMAKAAS, via the coding sequence ATGAATCAGACGCTACTTTCCTCATATGGAACGCCATTTGAACGTGTTGAACGCGCGCTTGCTGCTTTGCGTGCGGGTCGGGGCGTGATGGTACTGGATGACGAAAATCGTGAAAATGAAGGTGATATGATTTTCGCCGCTGAAACGATGACGGTCGAGCAAATGGCACTGACTATCCGCCACGGCAGTGGTATTGTCTGCCTTTGTTTGACCGAAGAGCGCCGTCAGCAGTTAAAATTGCCCATGATGGTAGAAAACAATTCAAGCCAGTACCAAACGGCTTTCACCATCACCATCGAAGCGGCGCAAGGCGTGACAACGGGGGTATCTGCGGCAGATCGCATCACCACCATTCAGGCTGCCATTGCCGATGATGCGCAACCGAGCGATCTCAATCGGCCTGGGCACGTTTTTCCGCTGCGTGCGCAATCGGGAGGCGTTTTGACTCGTCGTGGTCATACTGAGGCGACCATTGATTTGGTCAGAATGGCGGGTTTCAAGCCAGCCGGCGTGCTGTGTGAGTTGACCAATGATGATGGTTCAATGGCTCGCGCCCCACAAGTGATTGAATTCGCGCAACAGTATGATATGCCGGTCGTCACGATTGAAGATTTGGTGGATTATCGCTTAAAAATGGCAAAAGCAGCGAGCTGA
- a CDS encoding glutathionylspermidine synthase family protein has protein sequence MKRISITERPDWREKATEFGFNFHTMYDQPYWSEEAYYQFTLNQIEEIEEATAELHQMCLQVVEKVVDSEALLTQFQIPKHCWEFIRSSWVTSQPSLYSRLDLAYDGKNPPKLLENNADTPTSLYESAFFQWIWLEDQINAGNLPAHADQFNSLQEKLIERFAQLRESHGFGLLHMACCQDSEEDRGTIQYLQDCAAEAGIPTEFLFIEDIGLGEKGQFTDVQDQVISNLFKLYPWEFMLREMFSTKLADAGVRWLEPAWKSIISNKALLPMLWKMFPHHPNLLPAYFADERPSDMNSYVLKPLFSREGANIRIIENGREVASADGPYGEEGMIVQQFHALPKFENNYALIGSWLVDDQAAGICIREDRELITQDLSRFYPHIILD, from the coding sequence ATGAAACGCATTAGTATTACCGAGCGCCCGGATTGGCGCGAAAAAGCAACAGAGTTTGGTTTCAATTTTCACACCATGTACGATCAGCCTTACTGGAGTGAAGAGGCGTATTACCAGTTCACCCTGAACCAGATTGAAGAAATCGAAGAGGCAACGGCAGAACTGCACCAAATGTGTTTGCAGGTCGTGGAAAAAGTGGTCGATAGCGAAGCGCTGCTGACCCAATTCCAGATCCCCAAACACTGTTGGGAGTTTATCCGTTCTTCATGGGTCACCAGCCAACCTTCGCTCTATTCCCGCCTGGATTTAGCCTATGACGGCAAAAATCCGCCCAAGTTGCTGGAAAACAACGCCGATACGCCAACATCACTGTATGAATCCGCTTTCTTTCAGTGGATCTGGCTGGAAGACCAGATCAATGCAGGCAATCTGCCCGCCCATGCGGATCAATTCAACAGCCTGCAAGAAAAGCTGATTGAGCGTTTTGCCCAGTTACGTGAAAGTCATGGATTTGGCCTGCTGCACATGGCCTGCTGTCAGGATAGTGAAGAAGATCGTGGCACCATCCAATATTTGCAGGATTGTGCTGCGGAAGCCGGTATCCCGACTGAGTTCCTGTTTATTGAGGATATCGGGCTGGGTGAGAAAGGGCAATTTACTGATGTGCAGGATCAGGTGATCAGCAATCTGTTCAAACTGTATCCGTGGGAATTTATGCTGCGGGAAATGTTCTCCACTAAATTGGCTGATGCCGGTGTCCGTTGGCTGGAGCCTGCATGGAAAAGCATTATTTCCAACAAAGCGCTGCTGCCCATGTTGTGGAAAATGTTCCCCCATCATCCTAACTTGCTGCCGGCCTATTTTGCGGATGAACGCCCTTCCGACATGAATAGCTATGTCCTTAAGCCGCTGTTCTCCCGTGAAGGTGCCAATATTCGCATTATTGAAAACGGCCGTGAAGTCGCCAGTGCGGATGGCCCTTATGGGGAAGAAGGCATGATCGTTCAACAGTTCCATGCCTTGCCGAAATTTGAGAATAACTATGCGCTGATCGGGAGTTGGTTAGTGGATGATCAAGCTGCGGGTATCTGTATCCGTGAAGACCGTGAGTTGATTACCCAAGATCTGTCACGTTTCTACCCGCATATTATTTTGGATTAA
- the hldE gene encoding bifunctional D-glycero-beta-D-manno-heptose-7-phosphate kinase/D-glycero-beta-D-manno-heptose 1-phosphate adenylyltransferase HldE has translation MKVTLPDFHRAGVLVVGDVMLDRYWYGPTSRISPEAPVPVVKVETIEERPGGAANVAMNIASLGANSHLVGLTGIDDAARALGDKLSSVKVRCDFVSVPTHPTITKLRVLSRNQQLLRLDFEEGFQNVDAQPMLEKIQQSLPHIGALVLSDYAKGALSQIQAMIQLANAANVPVLIDPKGSDFNRYRGATLLTPNMSEFEAVVGHCKDDDDLVQKGTKLVQDLQLQALLITRSERGMSLLRVGQPPLHLPTQAQEVFDVTGAGDTVIGVLATALAAGKPLNEACYLANAAAGVVVGKLGTSTVSSVELENAVRGRAETGFGVMSETKLKDVVAQARQRGERIVMTNGCFDILHAGHVSYLSNARKLGDRLIVAVNSDASTKRLKGETRPVNPLEQRMIVLSALESVDWVVAFEEDTPQRLIAGILPDILVKGGDYQPAEIAGSEEVWAAGGEVKVLNFEEGISTTNIIKTIQRQ, from the coding sequence ATGAAAGTAACACTCCCTGATTTTCACCGCGCAGGTGTTTTAGTGGTTGGCGATGTCATGTTAGATCGCTACTGGTACGGCCCAACCAGCCGCATTTCGCCGGAAGCCCCGGTGCCGGTGGTTAAGGTAGAAACCATAGAAGAGCGTCCCGGCGGAGCCGCTAACGTCGCCATGAATATTGCTTCCTTGGGCGCGAATTCACATTTGGTCGGTTTGACCGGCATTGATGATGCGGCGCGGGCATTGGGTGACAAACTGAGTAGTGTGAAAGTCCGGTGTGATTTTGTTTCTGTCCCAACGCATCCAACCATCACCAAACTGCGCGTCTTATCGCGTAATCAGCAATTGCTGCGTCTGGATTTCGAAGAAGGTTTCCAGAATGTGGATGCCCAGCCGATGCTGGAAAAAATTCAGCAATCCTTGCCTCATATTGGCGCGTTGGTACTGTCGGATTACGCCAAGGGTGCGTTAAGCCAGATTCAGGCGATGATCCAGCTTGCCAATGCCGCCAATGTTCCGGTGCTGATCGATCCGAAAGGCAGTGATTTTAACCGCTATCGCGGTGCAACGTTGCTGACGCCAAATATGTCAGAGTTTGAGGCGGTTGTCGGGCACTGCAAGGATGATGATGATTTAGTGCAGAAAGGCACGAAGCTGGTACAGGATTTGCAGTTGCAAGCGCTGTTGATCACCCGCTCTGAACGGGGAATGAGCTTATTGCGGGTTGGGCAGCCGCCTTTGCATTTGCCGACTCAGGCGCAGGAAGTGTTTGATGTTACCGGTGCCGGAGATACCGTGATTGGGGTATTGGCAACGGCATTAGCCGCTGGCAAGCCGCTGAACGAAGCCTGTTACCTCGCTAATGCGGCAGCCGGTGTGGTGGTGGGTAAGCTGGGAACGTCCACGGTTTCGTCGGTTGAACTGGAAAATGCCGTGCGTGGGCGTGCAGAAACTGGATTTGGCGTTATGAGTGAAACCAAGCTGAAAGACGTCGTTGCACAGGCGCGCCAGCGGGGTGAACGTATTGTCATGACGAATGGTTGTTTTGACATCCTTCATGCGGGGCATGTTTCTTATCTGTCTAACGCGCGTAAATTGGGTGATCGTTTGATTGTTGCCGTCAATAGTGATGCGTCCACCAAGCGCCTGAAAGGGGAAACCCGCCCGGTGAATCCGCTGGAACAGCGCATGATCGTGTTATCGGCGCTGGAATCGGTGGATTGGGTGGTGGCCTTTGAAGAAGATACACCACAGCGCTTAATCGCAGGTATCCTGCCGGATATTTTGGTCAAGGGTGGGGATTATCAGCCAGCAGAAATCGCCGGTAGCGAAGAAGTCTGGGCTGCGGGGGGAGAAGTTAAGGTATTGAACTTCGAAGAGGGTATTTCAACCACCAATATCATCAAAACCATTCAGCGCCAGTAA
- a CDS encoding DUF1190 family protein → MKRTKEINRDSFRKTWRSYRLTPVALAVSAVFMLSACEQSDETVSLYTNADECSQANPSQSEQCKTAYNNALKEAEKTAPKYATREECVAEFGEQQCTQPPAQAGVGQAQAQNSSGSFWMPLMAGYMMGRLMGGSSAPSQPLFTSNSASSPANGKFVDATGKSYGPATAGGRSMTVPKTAMAPKPATTTTITRGGFGESVAKQSAMQRSSAGSSSHSSRSMGG, encoded by the coding sequence ATGAAACGGACAAAAGAGATAAACCGCGATTCTTTCCGCAAAACCTGGCGAAGCTATCGCCTGACACCTGTCGCGCTTGCTGTCAGTGCTGTTTTTATGCTTTCTGCCTGTGAACAGAGCGATGAAACGGTATCACTCTATACCAATGCCGATGAGTGCTCTCAGGCGAATCCTTCTCAAAGCGAACAATGCAAGACCGCCTACAACAACGCCCTGAAAGAAGCGGAAAAAACCGCACCAAAATATGCGACTCGCGAAGAGTGTGTGGCTGAATTCGGTGAACAGCAATGTACTCAACCCCCTGCTCAGGCAGGCGTCGGTCAGGCTCAGGCTCAAAACAGCAGCGGCAGTTTCTGGATGCCTTTGATGGCGGGTTATATGATGGGACGCTTAATGGGCGGCAGCTCGGCACCCTCACAACCGCTGTTCACATCAAATTCAGCCTCCAGCCCGGCTAACGGCAAATTTGTTGATGCGACCGGTAAAAGCTATGGCCCCGCCACCGCGGGTGGACGCAGCATGACCGTCCCCAAAACGGCAATGGCGCCAAAACCCGCCACCACAACTACGATTACCCGTGGTGGGTTCGGTGAATCCGTAGCGAAGCAATCTGCCATGCAGCGTTCGTCTGCCGGCTCAAGTTCCCATTCTTCCCGCTCGATGGGTGGTTAA
- the ubiK gene encoding ubiquinone biosynthesis accessory factor UbiK, translating to MLDPKKIEQIARQLHNAMPKGVKEFGDDVEKKLRTVLQSQLNKLDLVNREEFDVQTQVLLRTREKLAAMEQRLNELEARLEDADKKTQQAE from the coding sequence ATGCTCGATCCAAAGAAAATTGAACAAATTGCCCGCCAGCTCCACAACGCCATGCCAAAAGGCGTCAAAGAATTTGGCGATGATGTAGAAAAAAAATTGCGTACCGTTCTGCAATCCCAGTTGAATAAGTTGGATTTGGTTAACCGCGAAGAATTTGATGTTCAGACCCAAGTCTTGTTGCGCACCCGTGAAAAATTGGCGGCAATGGAACAACGCCTGAATGAGCTGGAAGCGCGCCTTGAAGATGCAGATAAGAAAACCCAGCAAGCCGAATAG
- the ygiD gene encoding 4,5-DOPA-extradiol-dioxygenase → MSLLRMPALFIGHGSPMNAIEDNDYSRAWFELGKKLPRPKAILVISAHWYTKGTAVTAMAQPRTIHDFGRFPQELHEKQYPAKGFPGLAVLVQDILEPAIAVETDFEQWGLDHGSWGILAKMYPDADIPVVQLSMDRNQPAAFHYEIGKKLALLRDEGVLIIGSGNIVHNLSAEKLGAEPFPWACSFEQFVRESLTSRENPHPLFKALDREDGQLSNPTPEHFLPLLYVIGTWNKEEPISTPVEGIEDGSLSMLSIQVG, encoded by the coding sequence ATGAGTCTCCTGAGAATGCCTGCTCTGTTCATTGGTCATGGCAGCCCAATGAATGCCATTGAAGATAACGATTACTCACGTGCTTGGTTTGAACTGGGGAAGAAATTACCCAGACCAAAGGCGATCCTTGTGATTTCTGCGCACTGGTACACGAAGGGTACAGCCGTGACGGCGATGGCACAGCCCAGAACTATCCACGATTTTGGCCGCTTTCCCCAAGAGTTGCATGAAAAACAGTATCCAGCCAAAGGTTTTCCGGGGCTGGCGGTATTGGTACAGGATATTCTTGAACCGGCGATAGCGGTCGAGACGGATTTTGAACAATGGGGATTGGATCATGGCTCTTGGGGAATATTGGCAAAAATGTATCCTGATGCTGATATTCCCGTTGTCCAATTGAGCATGGATCGCAATCAACCGGCTGCTTTTCATTATGAAATAGGCAAAAAATTAGCTTTATTGCGGGATGAAGGCGTCTTAATCATAGGCAGTGGCAATATTGTCCATAACTTGTCGGCCGAAAAACTGGGGGCAGAACCTTTTCCCTGGGCATGCTCGTTTGAGCAGTTTGTACGTGAAAGTTTGACCAGCCGGGAAAATCCTCATCCCCTGTTTAAGGCGTTGGACAGGGAAGATGGTCAATTGTCTAACCCAACGCCAGAACATTTTCTGCCATTATTGTATGTGATAGGGACATGGAATAAAGAAGAGCCGATTTCAACCCCCGTTGAAGGCATTGAAGACGGCTCCTTAAGTATGTTATCGATTCAGGTTGGTTAA